Within Pseudomonadales bacterium, the genomic segment CGGTGATGAGTGGCGCAAATAGCACCGATGAAGCCATCAAGCTGGGTTTGGAGATCTGCAAGCTGGATGCCTGAAGCCATACAATAGGCGGCAACCGTGAGCGGAATTGAACGCATGCACAACAATGAGTCGGAAACTGCGAAAAGTATGGTGGATTGGTTCCGCCACTCCGCGCCGTATATTCACGCGCATCGCGAAAAAACTTTTGTGTTGATGTTGCCAGGCGACGCGCTGCTCGACGCGCAGTTTTCACACACCATTCACGACATCGCCCTGCTCAACAGTTTGGGCGTGCGTTTAGTGTTGGCGGTGGGCGCTCGGGCGCAAATTGAAACTTCACTCGCTCGCGCACACATCAATGCCAAATTTCATGATGGCATACGCATTACCGATACCGATTCACTGCCGCTCGTGGTGGAAGCCGCGAGCAGTGTGCGCTCACAAGTGGAAGCGTTGCTGTCTACTGGTTTAATCAATTCACCGATGCACGGTGCACAAATTCGCGTCACGGGTGGCAATTTTATTACCGCCAAACCGATAGGCGTGCGCGATGGTGTAGATTTTCACCACACCGGTGAAGTACGGCGCGTGGATGTTAATGCGATACACGATGCCTTGGATAATGACGCCATCGTAGTGCTGCCCTGCCTCGGCTATTCCGCTAGCGGCGAAATTTTTAATTTGAGCATTGAGCATGTCGCTACGGTTGTTGCACAGGCAATTCATGCGGATAAATTGATTGCTTTTATTGCTGATAGCGGTGTGCACACCAACAAAAATATTTTGCTGCGCGAACTCAAACCTTCACAAGCGCGCAGCTTGCTACAGAAAAAAAACATCGCAGCCTGTTCGACCTTAGATGCTTGC encodes:
- the argA gene encoding amino-acid N-acetyltransferase; translation: MHNNESETAKSMVDWFRHSAPYIHAHREKTFVLMLPGDALLDAQFSHTIHDIALLNSLGVRLVLAVGARAQIETSLARAHINAKFHDGIRITDTDSLPLVVEAASSVRSQVEALLSTGLINSPMHGAQIRVTGGNFITAKPIGVRDGVDFHHTGEVRRVDVNAIHDALDNDAIVVLPCLGYSASGEIFNLSIEHVATVVAQAIHADKLIAFIADSGVHTNKNILLRELKPSQARSLLQKKNIAACSTLDACCLAVENGIERAHLISYRENGSLLSELFTRKGSGTLIAHDSAEFVRPATLDDVGGILNLIQPMEADGILVRRSREMLEAEIHNFTVIEHEGLIAACVALYPYTDEGNKREKMAEVACVATHTQYRASGRASLLLSHVEKQAKKSGIKKLFVLTTQTEHWFLEKGFSPAKLEQLPSKKQQLYNYQRNSKIFIKNI